AATACGTAAGTCTGATTCTGGGATGATTACTTTGGAAGTCGACAGATCCTTACGGCTCAGCATATCCTCAGAACATACACAAATCCGGTTATGCGGAATGGATGCTGTAGATTATCCGGCGATACATCCTGCTGAGAATCATGCTGCACTTAAATTAGCAGTTAATAATCAACTATTGAAGGATTCCATCCTACAGGTGGCAGGAGCGGCTTCTTCATCAGAACATAGGCCTGTGTTGACTGGGGTATCTTTTCAGTATCGAAATCATCGGCTACAGTTAACGGCTACTAACGGTGTTCGTCTGGCTTCCCGGACTATAGATGTGGAACATGATGCTGAGATGGAGAGGCATATTATTGTTCCTGGCAGAAATTTAGTTGAAGCGGTTAAAATCATGGACGGCGAGGACAGAACAACAGAAGTTGAAGTAACCAACCGTCATGTTAGATTCACTGCTAACCATATTATGGTTCAATCTGCTTTAATTGAGGGGGAGTACCCGTCCCTGCACCATGTGATTCCGCACACTTTTATATCAGAGATTACAATTGGAACAGCCCCTCTGTTAAAAGCCGTCGAACGGACAACGGTATTGGCCAGTGAAAGTATTATAAGGTTAGAGACCACTGCCGATACACTACGTTTGTTATCCCAAACCACAGAAATCGGAGATATTGAGGACGAGGTATCAATACTCGAGAAGAACGGGGAGGATTTCACGATCTCGCTAAATGGAAAGTATGTGGCAGACATCCTACATGTTACAAGTAGTGATTTCATACGCTTGAGATTCACCGGCAAAATGAGCCCGATGGTTATACACCCGTTGAATGATCTTTCTTCAACTTTTTTTCTAATTACTCCAGTGCGAACCGCAAAGTAAGCGTTAGGTATAGCCCTGTTATCCGTAAATCTTAACTACGTACCAATTCGCACAAGGAATTGCCGAACGTAAGGGAGGCTTTGCTGTCTGCTATTGTGTAGTCAGAACCATCTCCAGCGAGGTATTGCTCACTTCTGCATGCTCCGCCATACTGCGGATGTATCCGGACATGAAGCCGCCCTCCATACTCTCCCACAGCTTGAATCCCGGCATCGCCCGGATCTCCTCCAGCGAATCAGCAGCGTTCCCGGCAAAATACTTCACGTTCAGCTTCGACATCACCTCTGCCATCGACTGCTTCTGCGCTTCTGTGAAGCTGCTCTCCTTCAGCTTGTTCATCGCTTTGTCATACGAATTCTCAGCGAAGATCTGCTCCGCATAGGCTTTGAAGTTCAGCAGGTGCGGATCAGTCTTATGGTTGGCCTTGGCCCAGCCGTCAACATCTACTTGAGCGGTGTGGTAGGTCACGGCCCGCGATGCGGGATCGAAGGTCATTCTGCCGTACTGGTGCGGGTTCACCGCGAAGGCGCTTGTAGCAATATCATAGACAGGCAAGGCCGGATCTATCGAGGCTGCTGGAGGATCGCGGTGGATATCCTGCATATGAATATGCCCGGATAATACCAGATTCAGCCCGTTTTTGCGAAAAGCCTTCATCGTCTCCTGGCTGTTATTAAGCTTGAACCCGGATACGGCCATGGAGGTATGGCTCAGCAGATTATGATGCATCACGGTAATCACAGACGCATGCTCCTGAGCGGCCAGCTTCACATTGTCGTCAATCCAGGCAAGGGTGGAGGGCAGAAGACGCCCGTCGGTCTGCGGAAAATTATATTCTTCGTTATGCGCATACTGGGCACTGTCAAGCATCAGCAGCCTAAGGCCGGGAGCTGCCTTCACGACATAGCTTAAGCTGTCTTTATCCCGCGACACCGCCTCGTTATATCCGAAATCGTCATAGATGCGCAGGAAATCCTCTACATTAATATGCTTGGCAACGACCTGCTTGTCACCGTCGAACGATCTGGCCCAGGGGTTGTTGATATCATGGTTACCCGGAGTCACGTAGACGCGG
This genomic interval from Paenibacillus sp. FSL H8-0332 contains the following:
- the dnaN gene encoding DNA polymerase III subunit beta codes for the protein MRINVSKDILLKALQQVLKAVPANQRIPILAGVHIQALTNELIVTASNSSMTIQYRIPGEDTSLTVQRIGEVVVPARYFCEIIRKSDSGMITLEVDRSLRLSISSEHTQIRLCGMDAVDYPAIHPAENHAALKLAVNNQLLKDSILQVAGAASSSEHRPVLTGVSFQYRNHRLQLTATNGVRLASRTIDVEHDAEMERHIIVPGRNLVEAVKIMDGEDRTTEVEVTNRHVRFTANHIMVQSALIEGEYPSLHHVIPHTFISEITIGTAPLLKAVERTTVLASESIIRLETTADTLRLLSQTTEIGDIEDEVSILEKNGEDFTISLNGKYVADILHVTSSDFIRLRFTGKMSPMVIHPLNDLSSTFFLITPVRTAK
- a CDS encoding metallophosphoesterase, which gives rise to MRASLHKSTTHTVKLILMMLLPSLLILSGCKDSASSALDAVPAAAEAVTPATESGEPVSFWVATDTHYLDKALEDGGQAFQTYVTGGDGKMLPYSDELTEALVRDVDQNKPAFLILSGDLTNNGEAGSHKELAAKLHRMEAAGTRVYVTPGNHDINNPWARSFDGDKQVVAKHINVEDFLRIYDDFGYNEAVSRDKDSLSYVVKAAPGLRLLMLDSAQYAHNEEYNFPQTDGRLLPSTLAWIDDNVKLAAQEHASVITVMHHNLLSHTSMAVSGFKLNNSQETMKAFRKNGLNLVLSGHIHMQDIHRDPPAASIDPALPVYDIATSAFAVNPHQYGRMTFDPASRAVTYHTAQVDVDGWAKANHKTDPHLLNFKAYAEQIFAENSYDKAMNKLKESSFTEAQKQSMAEVMSKLNVKYFAGNAADSLEEIRAMPGFKLWESMEGGFMSGYIRSMAEHAEVSNTSLEMVLTTQ